The following proteins are co-located in the Macaca thibetana thibetana isolate TM-01 chromosome 6, ASM2454274v1, whole genome shotgun sequence genome:
- the LRRC70 gene encoding leucine-rich repeat-containing protein 70, translating into MCGLQFSLPCLRLFLVVTCYLLLLLHKEILGCSSVCQLCTGRQINCRNLGLSSIPKNFPESTVFLYLTGNNISYINESEFTRLHSLVALYLDNSNILYVYPKAFVQLRHLYFLFLNNNFIKRLDPGIFKGLLKLRNLYLQSNQVSFVPRGVFNDLVSVQYLNLQRNRLTVLGSGTFVGMVALRILDLSNNNILRISESAFQHLENLACLYLESNNLTKVPSNAFEVLKSLRRLSLSRNPIEAIQPFAFKGLVNLEYLLLKNSRIRNVTRGGFSGINNLKHLILSHNDLENLNSDTFSLLKNLVYLKLDRNRIISIDNDTFENMGASLKILNLSFNNLTDLHPRVLKPLSSLIHLQANSNPWECNCKLLGLRDWLASSAITLNIYCQNPPSMRGRALRYINITSCVTSSINVSRTWAVVKSPHIRHKTTALMMAWHKVTTNGNPLENTETENITFWEQIPTSPAGRFFQENAFGNPLETTAVLPVQIQLTTSVTLNLEKNSALPIDAASMSGKTSLICTQEVEKLNEAFDILLAFFILACVLIIFLIYKVVQFKQKLKASENSRENRLEYYSFYQSARYNVTASICNTSPNSLESPGLEQIRIHKQIVPENEAQVILFEHSAL; encoded by the coding sequence ATGTGTGGATTACAGTTTTCTCTGCCTTGCCTACGACTGTTTCTGGTTGTTACctgttatcttttattattactcCACAAGGAAATACTTGGATGTTCGTCTGTTTGTCAGCTCTGCACTGGGAGACAAATTAACTGCCGTAACTTAGGCCTTTCGAGTATTCCTAAGAATTTTCCTGAAAGTACAGTTTTTCTGTATCTGACTGGGaataatatatcttatataaatgAAAGTGAATTCACAAGACTTCATTCTCTTGTAGCATTGTATTTGGATAATTCTAACATTCTGTATGTATATCCAAAAGCCTTTGTTCAATTGAGGcatctatattttctatttctaaataataatttcataaaacGCTTAGATCCTGGAATATTTAAGGGACTTTTAAAGCTTCGTAATTTATATTTACAGTCTAATCAGGTATCTTTTGTTCCAAGAGGAGTATTTAATGATCTAGTTTCAGTTCAGTACTTAAATCTACAAAGGAATCGCCTCACTGTCCTTGGAAGTGGTACCTTTGTTGGTATGGTTGCTCTTCGGATACTTGACTTATCAAACAATAACATTTTGAGGATATCAGAATCAGCCTTTCAACATCTTGAAAACCTTGCTTGTTTGTATTTAGAAAGTAATAATTTAACAAAAGTACCATCTAATGCCTTTGAAGTGCTTAAAAGTCTTAGAAGACTTTCTTTGTCTCGTAATCCTATTGAAGCAATACAGCCCTTTGCATTTAAAGGACTTGTCAATTTGGAATACCTCCTCCTGAAAAATTCAAGAATTAGAAATGTTACTAGGGGTGGGTTTAGTGGAATTAATAATCTTAAACATTTGATCTTAAGTCATAATGATTTAGAGAATTTAAATTCTGACACATTTAGTTTGTTAAAGAATTTAGTTTACCTTAAATTAGATAGAAACAGAATAATTAGCATTGATAatgatacatttgaaaatatgggAGCATCTTTGAAGATCCTTAATCTGTCATTTAATAATCTTACAGACTTGCATCCAAGGGTCCTTAAGCCATTGTCTTCACTGATTCATCTTCAGGCAAATTCTAATCCTTGGGAATGTAACTGCAAACTTTTGGGCCTTCGAGACTGGCTAGCATCTTCAGCCATTACTCTAAACATCTATTGTCAGAATCCCCCATCCATGCGTGGCAGAGCATTACGTTATATTAACATTACAAGTTGTGTTACGTCTTCAATAAATGTATCCAGAACTTGGGCTGTTGTAAAATCTCCTCATATTCGTCACAAGACTACTGCGCTAATGATGGCCTGGCATAAAGTTACCACAAATGGCAATCCTCTGGAAAATACTGAGACTGAGAACATTACTTTCTGGGAACAAATTCCTACTTCACCTGCTGGTAGATTTTTTCAAGAGAATGCCTTTGGTAATCCATTAGAGACTACAGCAGTGTTACCTGTACAAATACAACTGACTACTTCTGTTACCTTGAACTTGGAAAAAAACAGTGCTCTACCGATTGATGCTGCTTCAATGTCAGGGAAAACATCTCTAATTTGTACACAAGAAGTTGAGAAGTTGAATGAGGCTTTTGACATTTTGCTAGCTTTTTTCATCTTAGCTtgtgttttaatcatttttttgaTCTACAAAGTTGTTCAGtttaaacaaaaactaaaggCATCAGAAAACTCAAGGGAAAATAGACTTGAATACTACAGCTTTTATCAGTCAGCAAGGTATAATGTCACTGCCTCAATTTGTAACACTTCCCCAAATTCTCTAGAAAGTCCTGGCTTGGAGCAGATTCGAATTCATAAACAAATTGTTCCTGAAAATGAGGCACAGGTCATTCTTTTTGAACATTCTGCTTTATAA